A genome region from Megalobrama amblycephala isolate DHTTF-2021 linkage group LG18, ASM1881202v1, whole genome shotgun sequence includes the following:
- the LOC125253341 gene encoding gastrula zinc finger protein XlCGF52.1-like — protein MEFKEDPCRVKDEDTDEQIDLIEVIEDKHHFTNEDGEPTHENKDKHLFQRPHHFRNEDGNTVDSRTEDNLTQTQAEKSGVEGSLTCSECGKSYRDKSTLNSHIKKIHGEKPFTCSECPKSYTYESQLKTHMRSHTGERHHVCTQCEKRFSRKELLIVHMRTHTGERPYTCSQCEKRFSRKELLIVHMRTHTGERPYTCSYCGKSWGHNSNLIIHIRSHTGERPYKCTQCEKTFSYKWQLNDHIRIHTGEKVLECTQCEKTFSVEEQFNAHMRIHIGEKLFTCTQCAEIFTRLSQLQTHTKNCPKLSNEQSSCSDPSLTNNTLTSK, from the exons ATGGAGTTTAAGGAAGATCCCTGCAGAGTGAAAGATGAAGATACAGATGAACAAATAG ACCTGATTGAAGTGATTGAAGACAAACACCATTTCACTAATGAAGATGGAGAACCGACACATGAAAATAAAGACAAACATCTGTTTCAAAGACCTCATCATTTCAGAAATGAAGATGGAAACACAGTCGATTCACGGACTGAAGATAATTTAACACAAACACAAGCTGAAAAATCTGGAGTCGAAGGATCTTTGACCTGCtctgagtgtggaaagagttacaGAGATAAATCAACCCTTAACagtcacataaaaaaaattcacgGCGAAAAACCGTTCACCTGCTCTGAGTGTCCTAAGAGTTACACATATGAATCACAGCTTAAAACACACATGAgatctcacactggagaaagGCATCATGTATgcactcagtgtgaaaagaggtTCAGTCGCAAAGAGTTATTAATTGTgcacatgagaactcacactggagagaggccTTATACATgctctcagtgtgaaaagaggtTCAGTCGCAAAGAGTTATTAATTGTgcacatgagaactcacactggagagaggccTTATACATGCAGTTACTGTGGAAAGAGTTGGGGGCACAACTCAAACCTTATAATACACATTCGttctcacactggagagaggccTTATAAATgcactcagtgtgaaaagacttTCAGTTACAAGTGGCAATTAAATGATCAcataagaattcacactggagaaaaagtGCTCGAATgcactcagtgtgaaaagacttTCAGTGTGGAGGAACAATTTAATGCGCACATGCGAATTCACATTGGAGAAAAACTGttcacatgcactcagtgtgcaGAGATTTTCACCCGATTATCTCAACTACAGACTCATACCAAAAATTGCCCGAAGTTGTCTAATGAGCAAAGTTCATGTTCAGATCCATCACTCACAAATAATACACTTACAAGTAAATAA
- the LOC125252638 gene encoding gastrula zinc finger protein XlCGF57.1-like has protein sequence MEFKEEPCRIKDEDTEELIDPLEVNEDKPHNFTNEDGKLTYKNEEKQHLFQNTHLKNEDGNAAVSKKEENFTQKQAGKSGVKGSFTCSECGKSFTQKSNLKRHMRIHTEERPFTCSQCGKSFLHKRHLNDHMRIHTGEKPFTCTQCGKSFIQKEHLNEHMRIHTGENLFTCTQCGKSFIKKGALKEHMRIHTGEKPFICTQCGKRFTYKSALTSHLRSHSGLRSFSCDQCDKTFIAASSLKIHLKIHTGVKPHFCSFCGKGFSVRHTLKLHERVHTGVRPHVCSDCGKTYTTLGALKIHQRVHTGEKPFKCSHCGKSFARADYLKHHERIHTGEKLYQCLHCGKKFTYSKSLKDHGRVHTGEKPHQCSLCGKNFTQTSSLHTHKKKCCLKLPQ, from the exons ATGGAGTTTAAAGAAGAACCCTGCAGAATAAAAGATGAAGATACAGAGGAACTAATAG ACCCGTTGGAAGTGAATGAAGACAAACCTCATAATTTCACAAATGAAGATGGAAAACTGacatataaaaatgaagaaaaacaacatctatttcaaaacactcatttaaaaaatgaagatGGAAATGCAGCCGTTTCAAAGAAGGAAGagaatttcacacaaaaacaagCTGGAAAATCTGGAGTCAAAGGATCTTTCACCTGCtctgagtgtggaaagagtttcacacagaaATCAAACCTGAAGagacacatgagaattcacactgaagAAAGACCGTTCacatgctctcagtgtggaaagagtttcctTCATAAAAGACATCTAAAtgaccacatgagaattcacactggagaaaaaccgttcacatgcactcagtgtggaaagagtttcattcaGAAAGAACACCTAAATgagcacatgagaattcacactggagaaaatcTGTTCACATGCACtcaatgtggaaaaagttttaTTAAGAAAGGAGCCTTAAAAgaacacatgagaattcacactggagaaaaaccgttcatatgcactcagtgtggaaaacgTTTCACTTACAAAAGCGCTCTCACTTCTCATCTGCGCTCTCACTCTGGATTGAGATCATTCAGCTGTGATCAGTGTGACAAAACATTCATTGCGGCATCAAGCTTAAAAATACATCTTAAAATTCATACTGGTGTAAAGCctcatttttgttctttttgtggGAAGGGTTTTTCAGTACGGCACACATTAAAACTGCATGAGCGTGTTCATACTGGTGTGAGACCTCATGTGTGCTCTGACTGTGGGAAGACCTACACTACATTGGGTGCCTTAAAAATACACcagagagttcatactggagagaaaccgtttAAGTGCTCacactgtggaaagagttttgctCGGGCAGATTACTTAAAACACCATgagagaattcatactggagagaaactgTACCAGTGCTTACACTGTGGAAAGAAATTCACTTATTCAAAATCCTTGAAAGATCATGggagagttcatactggagagaagccgcatCAGTGCTCTTTATGTGGGAAGAATTTCACCCAAACATCTAGTCTACACACTcataagaaaaaatgttgtctgAAGTTGCCTCAATGA
- the LOC125252643 gene encoding gastrula zinc finger protein XlCGF7.1-like isoform X2, which yields MEFEEEPCSMRDEETEEQTDGNTVIPKTKKKFTHKKGGKSGVKGPFTCSECGKSYTHKPDLNRHMRFHTGENLLTCTQCGKDFTEKGKLDVHMRVHTGERPFACTQCGQSYAHEADLKRHMRIHTGERPFACTQCGNSFVDKACLKEHMTVHTGEKPFTCTQCGKSFTQKRVLHNHLRSHSGVRSFSCDQCDKTFVLSTYLRRHLKVHTGVKPHICSFCEKGFIDLQKLKDHERIHTGVKPYVCSDCDKTFTTSSGLKVHQRIHTGEKPYKCSHCGKGFSSSSYLKSHEKIHTGEKPHQCSSCGKSFNYLPNLQLHIRKKRCPKLSK from the exons ATGGAGTTTGAGGAAGAACCCTGCAGTATGAGAGATGAAGAGacagaggaacaaacag ATGGAAACACGGTCATTCCCAAGACTAAAAAGaaattcacacacaaaaaaggtgGGAAATCTGGAGTCAAAGGACCTTTCACCTGCtctgagtgtggaaagagttacaCACATAAACCAGACCTTAACAGACACATGAGatttcacactggagagaatcTGTTAACATGCACTCAATGTGGAAAGGATTTCACAGAGAAAGGAAAGTTGGATGtacacatgagagttcacacagGAGAAAGACCGTTcgcatgcactcagtgtggacaGAGTTACGCACATGAAGCAGACCTTAAGagacacatgagaattcacactggagaaagacCATTcgcatgcactcagtgtggaaataGTTTCGTTGACAAAGCATGCTTAAAAGAGCACATGacagttcacactggagaaaaaccgttcacatgcactcagtgtggaaagagtttcactcagAAAAGAGTTCTCCACAATCATCTGCGCTCTCACTCTGGAGTGAGATCATTCAGCTGTGATCAGTGtgataaaacatttgttttgtcAACATACTTAAGAAGGCACCTTAAAGTTCATACTGGTGTGAAGCCTCACATTTGTTCTTTTTGCGAAAAGGGTTTTATAGATCTACAAAAGTTAAAAGACCATGAGCGGATACATACTGGTGTGAAACCTTATGTTTGCTCTGACTGTGACAAGACCTTCACTACATCCAGTGGCTTAAAAGTGCACcagagaattcatactggagagaagccgtacaaATGCTCACACTGTGGAAAGGGTTTCTCTTCCTCTTCATACTTGAAATCTCATGAgaaaattcatactggagaaaagccaCACCAGTGCTCTtcatgtgggaagagtttcaacTACTTACCTAATCTGCAGTTACATATTAGGAAGAAGCGTTGCccaaagttgtccaaatga
- the LOC125252643 gene encoding gastrula zinc finger protein XlCGF8.2DB-like isoform X1, with protein MEFEEEPCSMRDEETEEQTDPMEVNENKQHRSQKSHHFTIADGNTVIPKTKKKFTHKKGGKSGVKGPFTCSECGKSYTHKPDLNRHMRFHTGENLLTCTQCGKDFTEKGKLDVHMRVHTGERPFACTQCGQSYAHEADLKRHMRIHTGERPFACTQCGNSFVDKACLKEHMTVHTGEKPFTCTQCGKSFTQKRVLHNHLRSHSGVRSFSCDQCDKTFVLSTYLRRHLKVHTGVKPHICSFCEKGFIDLQKLKDHERIHTGVKPYVCSDCDKTFTTSSGLKVHQRIHTGEKPYKCSHCGKGFSSSSYLKSHEKIHTGEKPHQCSSCGKSFNYLPNLQLHIRKKRCPKLSK; from the exons ATGGAGTTTGAGGAAGAACCCTGCAGTATGAGAGATGAAGAGacagaggaacaaacag acccaatggaagtgaatgaaaacaaacaacatCGATCTCAAAAATCACATCATTTCACAATTGCAGATGGAAACACGGTCATTCCCAAGACTAAAAAGaaattcacacacaaaaaaggtgGGAAATCTGGAGTCAAAGGACCTTTCACCTGCtctgagtgtggaaagagttacaCACATAAACCAGACCTTAACAGACACATGAGatttcacactggagagaatcTGTTAACATGCACTCAATGTGGAAAGGATTTCACAGAGAAAGGAAAGTTGGATGtacacatgagagttcacacagGAGAAAGACCGTTcgcatgcactcagtgtggacaGAGTTACGCACATGAAGCAGACCTTAAGagacacatgagaattcacactggagaaagacCATTcgcatgcactcagtgtggaaataGTTTCGTTGACAAAGCATGCTTAAAAGAGCACATGacagttcacactggagaaaaaccgttcacatgcactcagtgtggaaagagtttcactcagAAAAGAGTTCTCCACAATCATCTGCGCTCTCACTCTGGAGTGAGATCATTCAGCTGTGATCAGTGtgataaaacatttgttttgtcAACATACTTAAGAAGGCACCTTAAAGTTCATACTGGTGTGAAGCCTCACATTTGTTCTTTTTGCGAAAAGGGTTTTATAGATCTACAAAAGTTAAAAGACCATGAGCGGATACATACTGGTGTGAAACCTTATGTTTGCTCTGACTGTGACAAGACCTTCACTACATCCAGTGGCTTAAAAGTGCACcagagaattcatactggagagaagccgtacaaATGCTCACACTGTGGAAAGGGTTTCTCTTCCTCTTCATACTTGAAATCTCATGAgaaaattcatactggagaaaagccaCACCAGTGCTCTtcatgtgggaagagtttcaacTACTTACCTAATCTGCAGTTACATATTAGGAAGAAGCGTTGCccaaagttgtccaaatga
- the LOC125252645 gene encoding gastrula zinc finger protein XlCGF8.2DB-like, which produces MEFEEEPCRIKDEDTEEQIDPMEVNEDKQQMFQKTQIFKDEDGLVSHRWNSSTQKQAVKTGVKGAFTCSECGRSFRQKGKLTVHMTSHTGEKPFTCTQCGVRFLHKSKLKVHLRSHTGERPYSCNQCGKSFIQKGHLNVHLRVHNEEKPLTCTQCGKGFIQKIELNKHMRIHTGEKPFTCTQCGKSFAQKSSFKDHLRSHSGVRSFSCDQCDKTFVVSSNLRQHLKIHAAVKPHNCSYCGKSFSQMNSLKVHESIHTGVKPYMCFDCGKTFITSGALKIHQRSHTGEKPFKCSHCGKSFTQSGYKKDHERIHTGEKPHQCSSCGKRFTCSSYLLTHKKKCCSKVSK; this is translated from the exons ATGGAGTTTGAAGAAGAACCCTGCAGAATAAAAGATGAAGATACAGAGGAACAAATAG AcccaatggaagtgaatgaagaCAAACAGCAGATGTTTCAAAAAACTCAAATTTTCAAAGATGAAGATGGTTTAGTTTCACACAGATGGAATAGTTCTACACAGAAACAAGCTGTAAAAACTGGAGTCAAAGGAGCTTTCACCTGCTCTGAGTGTGGAAGGAGTTTCAGACAGAAAGGAAAGCTTACTGTGCACATGACatctcacactggagaaaaaccgttcACGTGCACTCAGTGCGGAGTGAGATTCTTACATAAATCAAAGCTCAAAGTTCACTTAAGatctcacactggagagaggccTTATTCATGtaatcagtgtggaaagagtttcattcaGAAGGGACACCTAAATGTGCACCTGAGAGTTCACAATGAAGAAAAACCGTtaacatgcactcagtgtggaaagggtTTCATTCAGAAAATAGAATTAAATaagcacatgagaattcacactggagaaaaaccattCACATgtactcagtgtggaaagagtttcgctCAGAAAAGCTCTTTCAAAGATCATCTACGCTCTCACTCTGGAGTGAGATCATTCAGCTGTGATCAGTGTGATAAAACATTTGTTGTTTCATCAAACTTGAGACAACACCTCAAAATTCATGCTGCTGTGAAGCCTCACAATTGCTCTtattgtggaaagagtttttcacaaaTGAACTCTTTAAAAGTGCATGAGAGTATTCATACTGGTGTGAAACCTTATATGTGCTTTGACTGTGGGAAGACCTTCATTACATCCGGTGCCTTAAAAATACATCAGAGAagtcatactggagagaaacctttcaagTGCTCacactgtggaaagagtttcactcagTCTGGATACAAGAAAGATCATGAGAGAATTCATACGGGAGAGAAACCGCACCAGTGCTCCTCATGTGGGAAGAGATTCACCTGCTCCTCTTATCTACTGACTCATAAGAAAAAGTGTTGCTCGAAAGTGTCTAAGTGA
- the LOC125252641 gene encoding gastrula zinc finger protein XlCGF52.1-like codes for MEFEEEPCRMRDEDTEEQTDSMEVNGDKQNFTQEKTGVKGSSTCSECGKSFRRKGNLNDHMRIHTGERPFTCTQCGESYTCTSNLKRHMRIHTGERPYTCTQCGKSFSSKGHLNVHMMIHTGEKPFTCTQCGKSFRCKSFLNSHLPSHTGMKSFSCDQCDKTFTVASTLREHLKVHTGVKPHFCSFCGKCFTQLHTLKEHERIHTGVRPYMCFDCGKTFTTSSILKTHERVHTGEKPYKCSQCGKCFPWLESLKVHERVHNGVKPYKCFDCGKAFAKSSALKTHQRIHTGEKPYKCSSCGKRFSHSGSLKNHETVHTREKPFKCSSCGKSFSQSGSLKRHERIVHAGEKPHQCSSCGKSFSHLSNLRVHMKKRCLSAKASKK; via the exons ATGGAGTTTGAGgaagaaccctgcagaatgagaGATGAAGATacagaggaacaaacag actcaatggaagtgaatggagACAAACAGAATTTCACACAGGAGAAAACTGGAGTTAAAGGATCTTCCACCTGCtctgagtgtggaaagagtttcagaagaaaaggaaaccttaatgatcacatgagaattcacactggagaaagaccgttcacctgcactcagtgtggagaGAGTTACACATGTACATCAAATCTCAAAagacacatgagaattcacactggagagaggccTTATACATGTAcgcagtgtggaaagagtttcagctCAAAAGGACATCTAAATGTGCACATgatgattcacactggagaaaaaccgtttacatgcactcagtgtggaaagagttttaggTGCAAAAGCTTTCTCAACAGTCATCTGCCCTCTCACACTGGAATGAAGTCATTCAGCTGTGATCAGTGTGATAAAACATTCACTGTGGCATCGACCTTAAGAGAACATCTTAAGGTTCACACTGGTGTGAAGCCTCacttttgttctttttgtggaaaatgtttTACACAATTGCATACTTTAAAAGAGCATGAGCGTATTCATACTGGTGTGAGACCTTATATGTGCTTTGACTGTGGGAAGACCTTCACTACGTCCAGCATCTTAAAAACACACgagagagttcatactggagagaaaccgtacaAGTGCTCACAATGTGGAAAGTGTTTCCCTTGGTTAGAATCCTTGAAAGTGCATGAGAGAGTTCATAATGGTGTGAAACCTTATAAATGCTTTGACTGTGGAAAGGCATTTGCCAAATCGAGTGCCTTAAAAACACACcagagaattcatactggagagaaaccttacaagtgctcTTCATGTGGGAAGAGATTCTCTCACTCAGGAAGCCTGAAAAATCATGAGACAGTTCATACTAGAGAGAAGCCGTTCAAGTGCTCTTcttgtggaaagagtttctctcaGTCAGGATCCTTGAAAAGACATGAGAGAATTGTTCATgctggagagaagccacacCAGTGCTCTTCATGTGGCAAGAGTTTCAGCCACTTATCAAATCTACGTGTTCATATGAAAAAGCGTTGCTTATCAGCAAAAGCAAGCAAAAAGTGA
- the LOC125252635 gene encoding gastrula zinc finger protein XlCGF57.1-like codes for MEIKEEPCRIKDEDTEEKIDLMEVNEDKQHPDHFTNEGGNTVISQTEKDFTQKHAGKSGVKGSFACSECEKTYMHKKNFIVHMRIHTREKIFTCTQCEKRFIQKKDLIVHMRIHTGEKPFTCSQCGKSFIHKGHLNVHMRIHTGEKPFTCMHCGKSFIQKKDLNMHIRIHTGEKPFTCTQCGKRFIQNKDLNVHMRIHTGEKPFTCTQCGKRFVHKGHLNVHTRTHTGEKPFSCTQCAKSFIQKKNLNVHMRIHTGEKPFTCTQCGKSFIQKKHLDVHSRIHTREKPFTCTQCGKSFTQKEHFNDHMRIHTGEKPFTCTQCRKSFTHKSSLKDHLRSHSGLRSFNCDQCDKTFVFSSNLRRHLKVHTGVRPHMCFDCGKTFITSDVLKTHQRIHTGEKPYKCSQCGKSFARSESLKVHERIHTGEKPHQCSSCGKRFSLLTSLKVHESIHTGVRPYICFDCGKTFTTPSILKKHQRIHTGEKPYKCSHCGKSFTQSGNMKKHERIHSREKPHQC; via the exons ATGGAGATTAAGGAAGAACCCTGTAGAATTAAAGATGAAGATACAGAGGAAAAAATAG ATCTGATGGAAGTGAATGAAGACAAACAGCATCCTGATCATTTCACAAATGAAGGTGGAAACACAGTCATTTCACAGACTGAAAAggatttcacacaaaaacatgCTGGAAAATCTGGTGTCAAAGGATCTTTTGCCTGCTCTGAGTGTGAAAAGACTtatatgcacaaaaaaaactttattgtacacatgagaattcacactagagaaaaaatatttacatgcacacagtgtgaaaagagattcattcagaaaAAAGACTTAATTGtgcacatgagaattcatactggagaaaaaccattCACATGcagtcagtgtggaaagagtttcatacATAAAGGACACCTCAATgtgcacatgagaattcacactggagaaaaaccattCACATGCATGcattgtggaaagagtttcattcaGAAAAAAGACTTAAATATGCACAttagaattcatactggagaaaaaccattcacatgcactcagtgtggaaagagatttATTCAGAATAAAGACTTAAATGtgcacatgagaattcatactggagaaaaaccattcacatgcactcagtgtggaaagcgTTTTGTACATAAAGGGCACCTAAATGTGCACAcgagaactcacactggagaaaaaccattCTCGTGCACTCAGTGTGCAAAGAGTttcattcagaaaaaaaacttaaatgtgcacatgagaattcatactggagaaaaaccattcacatgcactcagtgtggaaagagtttcattcaGAAAAAACACTTAGATGTGCATTCAAGAATTCACACTAGAGAAAAACCAttcacatgcactcagtgtggaaagagtttcacccAGAAAGAACACTTTAATGAtcacatgaggattcacactggagaaaagccgtTCACGTGCACTCAATGTAGAAAGAGTTTCACTCACAAAAGCTCTCTCAAAGATCATCTGCGCTCTCACTCTGGACTGAGGTCATttaactgtgatcagtgtgataaaacatttgttttttcatCTAACCTAAGAAGACACCTTAAAGTTCATACTGGAGTGAGACCTCATATGTGCTTTGACTGTGGAAAGACCTTCATTACGTCAGACGTCTTAAAAACACACcagagaattcatactggagaaaaaccatACAAGTGCtcacaatgtggaaagagttttgctCGTTCAGAATCCTTGAAAGTGCATgagagaattcatactggagagaagccgcaccAGTGCTCTTCATGTGGGAAGAGGTTTTCACTACTGACCTCTTTAAAAGTGCATGAGAGTATTCATACTGGCGTGAGACCTTATATATGCTTTGACTGTGGGAAGACCTTCACTACACCAAGCATCttaaaaaaacaccagagaattcatactggagagaaaccgtacaAGTGCTCACactgtgggaagagtttcactcaGTCAGGAAACATGAAAAAGCATGAGAGAATTCATTCTAGAGAGAAGCCGCACCAGTGCTAA